In Bacillus sp. DX3.1, the following proteins share a genomic window:
- a CDS encoding phosphoglycerate kinase, translating into MNKKSIRDVDLKGKRVFCRVDFNVPMKDGKVTDETRIRAALPTIQYLVEQGAKVILASHLGRPKGQVVEEMRLTPVAARLGELLGKDVKKADEAFGPAVQEMVTAMNEGDVLVLENVRFYAGEEKNDAELAKEFAALADIFVNDAFGAAHRAHASTAGIADYLPAVSGFLMEKELEVLGKALSNPERPFTAIIGGAKVKDKIGVIRHLLDKVDNLIIGGGLAYTFVKALGHEIGLSLCENDKIDLAKEFMQLAKEKGVNFYMPVDVVITEEFSETATTKIVNIDSIPADWEGVDIGPKTSEIYADVIKNSKLVVWNGPMGVFEMTPFAEGTKAVGQALADAEGTYSVIGGGDSAAAVEKFGMADKMSHISTGGGASLEFMEGKELPGVVCLNDK; encoded by the coding sequence ATGAACAAAAAATCAATTCGTGACGTAGATTTAAAAGGTAAACGAGTATTTTGCCGCGTTGACTTCAACGTGCCTATGAAAGATGGCAAAGTTACAGACGAGACTCGTATTCGTGCAGCTCTTCCTACAATTCAATATTTAGTAGAGCAAGGTGCGAAAGTTATTTTAGCAAGTCACTTAGGTCGTCCAAAAGGCCAAGTAGTAGAAGAAATGCGTCTTACTCCAGTAGCTGCACGTTTAGGTGAGCTTCTTGGTAAAGACGTGAAAAAAGCGGACGAAGCATTCGGACCAGCTGTACAAGAAATGGTTACAGCAATGAACGAAGGCGACGTATTAGTTCTTGAAAACGTACGTTTCTATGCGGGCGAAGAAAAGAACGATGCAGAACTAGCGAAAGAATTTGCAGCGCTTGCTGACATCTTCGTTAACGATGCATTCGGCGCAGCACACCGTGCACATGCTTCTACAGCAGGTATCGCAGATTACCTACCAGCAGTATCTGGTTTCTTAATGGAAAAAGAGTTAGAAGTATTAGGTAAAGCACTTTCTAACCCAGAACGTCCATTCACAGCAATCATCGGTGGTGCGAAAGTAAAAGATAAAATCGGTGTAATTCGTCATCTACTTGATAAAGTTGATAACCTAATCATCGGTGGTGGTCTTGCTTACACATTCGTAAAAGCATTAGGTCATGAAATTGGTCTATCTCTATGTGAAAATGACAAAATTGACTTAGCAAAAGAATTTATGCAACTTGCGAAAGAAAAAGGCGTAAACTTCTATATGCCAGTTGATGTTGTAATCACAGAGGAATTCTCTGAAACTGCAACAACAAAAATCGTGAATATCGACTCTATTCCTGCTGATTGGGAAGGCGTAGATATCGGACCAAAAACAAGTGAAATTTATGCTGATGTAATTAAAAACTCTAAGCTTGTTGTATGGAACGGACCAATGGGTGTATTTGAAATGACTCCATTTGCAGAAGGTACAAAAGCAGTAGGACAAGCATTAGCAGATGCAGAAGGTACATACTCTGTTATCGGCGGTGGTGACTCTGCAGCAGCTGTTGAAAAATTCGGCATGGCTGATAAAATGAGCCACATTTCTACTGGCGGCGGTGCGTCATTAGAATTTATGGAAGGTAAAGAACTTCCTGGTGTAGTTTGTCTTAACGACAAATAA
- a CDS encoding YhcN/YlaJ family sporulation lipoprotein has product MQKKRKITQVFLSILLLHSMLGCSNDVDKKTKKDETKLTKTSTQSIDQSIAAEAKKKILAMEEIIDAKAVYLDQELLVAAKPEHHERFQLKSIRKKMKQQLKEMYPNLKITVCTDQKILMLLGKLETKIKNKEITKEGLKKQLKIVKSEMKSDT; this is encoded by the coding sequence ATGCAAAAAAAACGAAAAATCACGCAAGTTTTTTTATCTATTCTCTTATTACATTCCATGCTGGGGTGCAGTAATGATGTAGACAAGAAGACTAAGAAAGATGAAACAAAACTAACAAAAACTAGCACGCAATCCATCGATCAGTCTATAGCTGCTGAAGCAAAAAAGAAAATCCTTGCCATGGAAGAAATAATAGACGCGAAAGCTGTCTATTTAGATCAGGAGCTTTTAGTAGCTGCTAAACCAGAACATCATGAGCGATTCCAACTAAAAAGCATACGAAAAAAAATGAAACAACAACTAAAAGAAATGTACCCTAATTTAAAAATCACTGTTTGTACGGATCAAAAAATTCTGATGTTACTCGGAAAATTAGAAACCAAAATTAAGAACAAAGAAATCACAAAAGAAGGTCTTAAAAAACAATTAAAAATAGTAAAGTCAGAAATGAAATCCGATACGTAA
- the gap gene encoding type I glyceraldehyde-3-phosphate dehydrogenase: protein MTKIGINGFGRIGRVVFRAALNNPNVEVVAINDLTDANTLAHLLKYDSVHGTVNAEVSANGDSIVVNGKEIKVIAERDPAQLPWSDYGVEVVVESTGRFTKKADAEKHLGGSVKKVIISAPASDEDITIVMGVNHEQYDAANHNVISNASCTTNCLAPFAKVLNEKFGVKRGMMTTIHSYTNDQQILDLPHKDLRRARAAAMSMIPTTTGAAKAVALVLPELKGKLNGGAVRVPTANVSLVDLVVELDKEVTVEEVNAAFKAAAEGELKGILGYSEEPLVSIDYNGCTNSSTIDALSTMTMEGNMLKVLSWYDNETGYSNRVVDLVDYIASKGL, encoded by the coding sequence ATGACTAAAATTGGTATTAATGGATTTGGACGTATCGGACGTGTGGTATTCCGCGCAGCTCTTAACAACCCTAACGTGGAAGTAGTAGCAATCAACGACTTAACAGACGCTAACACTTTAGCTCACCTTTTAAAATATGACTCTGTTCACGGAACAGTAAACGCAGAAGTATCTGCTAACGGCGACAGCATCGTTGTTAACGGTAAGGAAATCAAAGTTATCGCTGAGCGTGACCCAGCTCAATTACCATGGAGCGACTACGGCGTAGAAGTAGTAGTAGAATCTACTGGACGCTTCACTAAAAAAGCAGACGCTGAGAAACACTTAGGTGGATCAGTTAAAAAAGTTATCATCTCTGCACCAGCTTCTGACGAAGATATCACAATCGTTATGGGTGTTAACCACGAGCAATATGATGCAGCTAATCATAATGTAATCTCTAACGCTTCTTGTACTACAAACTGCTTAGCTCCATTTGCTAAAGTATTAAACGAAAAATTCGGTGTAAAACGCGGAATGATGACAACAATTCACTCTTACACTAACGACCAACAAATCTTAGACTTACCACATAAAGATTTACGTCGTGCACGTGCAGCAGCAATGAGCATGATTCCAACTACAACTGGTGCAGCTAAAGCAGTAGCATTAGTATTACCAGAACTTAAAGGTAAATTAAACGGTGGCGCAGTACGTGTTCCAACTGCTAACGTTTCTCTTGTTGACTTAGTTGTTGAACTTGACAAAGAAGTAACAGTTGAAGAAGTAAATGCAGCATTCAAAGCAGCAGCTGAAGGCGAATTAAAAGGTATCCTTGGATACAGCGAAGAGCCATTAGTATCTATCGATTATAACGGATGCACAAATTCTTCTACAATCGATGCATTATCTACAATGACTATGGAAGGCAACATGCTTAAAGTTCTTTCTTGGTACGACAACGAAACTGGTTACTCTAACCGCGTAGTTGACTTAGTAGACTACATCGCTTCTAAAGGTCTTTAA
- a CDS encoding DUF1657 domain-containing protein — MTVITKLKQTVAGLKSAQASLEGFVLDTDNQQAKQLFQTAAQQTQSVIDSLSPRVEQVQDEEPQYTQL, encoded by the coding sequence ATGACTGTAATTACAAAATTGAAACAAACCGTTGCTGGATTAAAAAGTGCGCAAGCGAGCTTAGAGGGATTTGTCCTTGATACGGATAACCAACAAGCGAAGCAACTATTTCAAACAGCAGCTCAACAAACACAATCCGTGATTGATTCTTTAAGTCCACGTGTTGAACAAGTGCAAGACGAAGAACCTCAATACACACAACTATAA
- the rpoN gene encoding RNA polymerase factor sigma-54, giving the protein MKASLLQEQSLRLAMTQELRQAITMLQYNVQELTEFLYEQSLENPLIELGGFDREKKKSKSTSKQVENQIEIYSVDSTTIQQHLLDQLQYYKIDEKQRKTASFIIMNMDENGYLQETNEELAELLAASLDVVNGSMELVQSLEPAGVGARNIQECLTLQLKRLQKRDELAELIVDEYFTYFIKKDWRKLIHVMKCSNEELQSAVDSITSLQPKPGLAFSSEKPLYIVPDMTVKKESDRLILQMNERNMPRIEIHSEYSALLHNSESEVASYVSEKYQHVQWIMRSLKQRKQTLLKVMEVIITKQRDFFWQGPEYLKPLALKEVAEELSVHESTISRATRNKYVQTPHGLFEMKAFFSNAVVTTEDEAVSTKRVKQLIQELVEKENKKKPLSDQKISKLLEDEHEIAISRRTVAKYREQMHIPASSLRKTIG; this is encoded by the coding sequence TTGAAGGCAAGTCTTTTACAAGAACAAAGTTTACGTTTGGCCATGACACAAGAGTTAAGACAAGCAATTACAATGCTCCAGTATAATGTGCAGGAATTAACGGAATTTTTGTATGAGCAATCATTGGAAAATCCCCTTATTGAGTTGGGTGGCTTTGATAGGGAGAAGAAAAAGAGTAAAAGTACAAGCAAACAAGTTGAAAATCAAATAGAAATTTACAGTGTAGATTCTACGACGATTCAGCAACATTTATTAGATCAATTACAGTATTATAAAATAGATGAGAAGCAGCGAAAAACGGCTTCTTTCATCATTATGAATATGGATGAAAATGGTTATTTACAAGAAACAAACGAAGAATTAGCAGAGTTACTTGCGGCATCTCTCGATGTAGTGAATGGTTCTATGGAGCTTGTTCAATCATTAGAGCCAGCAGGGGTGGGAGCACGGAATATTCAGGAGTGTCTAACACTTCAATTGAAGCGCTTACAAAAAAGAGATGAGCTTGCAGAACTGATTGTGGATGAATACTTTACATATTTCATCAAGAAAGATTGGCGAAAACTTATTCATGTTATGAAATGTAGTAATGAGGAATTACAATCAGCTGTTGATAGCATTACATCATTGCAGCCAAAACCAGGGCTTGCATTTTCTTCTGAAAAACCGCTTTATATTGTTCCTGATATGACTGTGAAGAAAGAAAGTGATCGGCTTATTTTACAAATGAATGAACGTAACATGCCGAGAATTGAAATTCATTCAGAATATAGTGCGCTTCTTCATAATAGTGAAAGTGAAGTTGCCTCTTATGTATCTGAGAAGTATCAACATGTCCAGTGGATTATGCGCAGTTTGAAGCAACGGAAACAAACGCTTTTAAAAGTGATGGAAGTTATTATTACAAAGCAACGTGATTTCTTTTGGCAAGGTCCAGAGTATTTAAAACCGCTCGCTTTAAAAGAAGTAGCGGAGGAACTAAGTGTACATGAATCTACAATTAGCCGTGCTACACGTAATAAATATGTGCAAACGCCGCATGGGTTGTTTGAAATGAAGGCTTTTTTTAGCAATGCGGTGGTTACAACGGAAGATGAGGCTGTTTCTACAAAACGTGTCAAACAACTGATTCAAGAACTTGTAGAAAAAGAAAATAAGAAAAAACCACTTTCAGATCAAAAAATTTCAAAATTGTTAGAAGACGAGCATGAAATCGCTATTTCTCGAAGAACAGTTGCGAAATATCGAGAACAGATGCATATTCCTGCTTCTTCTCTTCGAAAAACAATTGGATAG
- the spoVAE gene encoding stage V sporulation protein AE has product MIFFWAFVIGGLICVIGQIMFDVFKLTPAHTMATLVVIGAIFDGFNLYEPLIDFAGAGATVPITSFGNALVHGAMAEGEKHGLVGVITGMFKVTSAGVSAAVIFGFIGALLFKPKG; this is encoded by the coding sequence ATGATCTTTTTTTGGGCTTTTGTAATCGGTGGGTTGATTTGTGTAATCGGTCAAATTATGTTTGATGTTTTTAAACTTACTCCTGCTCATACAATGGCTACACTCGTTGTTATTGGTGCAATATTCGATGGATTCAATCTATATGAGCCTTTAATTGATTTTGCAGGTGCTGGAGCAACAGTTCCTATTACAAGCTTCGGCAATGCCCTTGTTCATGGAGCGATGGCAGAAGGAGAAAAACACGGGCTCGTCGGTGTCATAACAGGTATGTTTAAAGTTACAAGTGCCGGTGTATCGGCTGCGGTTATCTTCGGATTCATCGGAGCATTATTATTTAAACCAAAAGGATAA
- a CDS encoding glutaredoxin family protein — translation MKVVLYTKTDCGLCEKAKQLLKEVQHEYSFEIEEIDIYEDDELLEKYQIMIPVVEIDGKQAECGVIHKDVIINYIKNAVKS, via the coding sequence ATGAAGGTTGTTTTATATACGAAAACGGACTGTGGCCTTTGCGAGAAGGCAAAACAGCTGTTGAAAGAAGTGCAACATGAATATTCTTTTGAAATTGAGGAAATAGATATATATGAAGATGATGAGCTTTTAGAAAAGTATCAAATTATGATTCCTGTTGTGGAAATTGACGGAAAACAGGCGGAATGCGGTGTCATTCACAAAGATGTCATAATAAACTATATAAAGAATGCAGTTAAGAGTTGA
- a CDS encoding DUF421 domain-containing protein yields the protein MPHVPDWLLVIIRSFALLAILFSMTKLLGKRQISQLSFFEYVAGLTIGNIAAEVTTGLERNFWHGISSMLVFSLVPFFAGMIALKNKKLRNFIEGKATIFIKDGKVLEDNLKKENYTIDELLELLRKKNAFNIADVEFAVLESGGELNVLLKRDKQPLTPKDIGLQIAPAKETQTVIMDGKILDEPLSASGHNRGWLHTELEKIGVALDNVFIGQVDSYGQLTVDIYNDQIQMPTPQGKPLLLASLKKCQADLELFSLETQSQSAQKMYSKNAKQIEDILNKVTYLLKE from the coding sequence ATGCCTCATGTACCAGACTGGCTGCTTGTCATTATACGCTCCTTCGCTCTCTTAGCTATTTTATTTTCAATGACAAAATTGCTTGGAAAAAGGCAAATCTCACAGCTTTCATTTTTTGAATATGTCGCGGGCTTGACGATTGGGAACATCGCTGCTGAAGTAACAACAGGGCTTGAGCGAAATTTTTGGCACGGCATTTCTAGCATGCTTGTTTTTTCTCTTGTTCCATTTTTCGCAGGTATGATCGCCTTAAAAAACAAGAAGCTTAGAAATTTCATTGAAGGAAAAGCGACTATTTTTATAAAAGATGGGAAAGTTCTTGAGGATAATTTAAAAAAAGAGAATTATACAATCGATGAACTACTAGAGCTTCTTAGAAAGAAAAATGCGTTTAACATAGCTGACGTTGAGTTTGCTGTATTAGAATCTGGCGGCGAACTAAATGTCTTGTTAAAAAGAGACAAACAACCTCTTACTCCAAAAGATATTGGTTTACAAATAGCACCTGCTAAAGAAACACAAACGGTTATTATGGATGGAAAAATATTAGATGAACCACTTTCAGCTAGCGGCCATAACCGCGGTTGGCTACACACCGAACTCGAAAAAATTGGCGTAGCGCTAGATAACGTATTTATCGGACAAGTTGATTCTTATGGACAACTAACCGTCGATATATATAATGATCAAATTCAAATGCCTACTCCGCAAGGAAAACCATTATTATTAGCATCCTTAAAAAAATGTCAGGCTGATCTTGAATTATTTTCCTTAGAAACTCAATCACAATCCGCTCAAAAAATGTATAGCAAAAATGCTAAACAAATTGAAGACATTTTAAACAAGGTAACCTACCTGTTAAAAGAATAG
- the cggR gene encoding gapA transcriptional regulator CggR, which translates to MRSWIQNTKKLLPDLLPVMQTRMQILQHIRLMQPIGRRNLSASLGMTERVLRSEVQVLKEQNLVHVASSGMTLTEEGTTVVLALEDFMKEISGLKVLEKQLKETLDLDEVFVVPGDSDESPWVKLEMGRACVTCIKDRLTANNIVAVAGGTTLAAAADMMQLDCKDLHMLFVPARGGIGEGVELEANTICAKMAQNTMSNYRLLYVPDHVSSEAYASIVTEPSVKEVLELIRSSNIVIHGIGDALTMARRRSTSEADWMKIKTSEAVGEAFGYYFNEQGNVVHKVQTVGMQLKDLQNVSHVVAVAGGSSKAKAVQAVIKQGHTSILITDEGAAKQLTKGITL; encoded by the coding sequence ATGCGCTCATGGATTCAAAATACAAAAAAATTATTACCTGATCTGCTACCTGTTATGCAAACGAGAATGCAAATTCTTCAGCACATTCGTCTCATGCAGCCGATTGGAAGAAGAAACTTATCTGCAAGTCTTGGTATGACAGAACGAGTATTGCGAAGTGAAGTACAAGTTTTGAAAGAACAAAACTTAGTTCACGTCGCCTCTTCTGGAATGACTTTAACAGAAGAAGGAACAACTGTGGTTCTTGCTTTGGAAGACTTTATGAAAGAAATTTCCGGGTTAAAGGTTTTAGAAAAACAACTTAAGGAAACATTAGACTTGGATGAAGTTTTCGTTGTCCCTGGTGATAGTGATGAATCACCCTGGGTCAAACTGGAGATGGGCCGTGCTTGTGTGACTTGTATAAAAGACCGTCTGACAGCGAATAATATCGTTGCTGTGGCTGGAGGAACAACGCTAGCTGCTGCTGCGGACATGATGCAACTAGATTGCAAAGATTTACATATGCTATTTGTCCCAGCACGTGGTGGAATTGGAGAAGGCGTCGAATTAGAGGCCAATACCATTTGTGCGAAAATGGCACAGAATACGATGAGTAATTATCGCTTATTGTATGTTCCAGACCATGTTAGTAGCGAAGCATATGCGTCCATTGTGACAGAGCCTTCCGTGAAAGAAGTTCTTGAGTTGATTCGATCTTCCAATATCGTCATTCATGGAATAGGTGATGCGTTAACAATGGCACGTCGTAGAAGTACTTCAGAAGCAGATTGGATGAAAATTAAAACAAGTGAAGCAGTCGGCGAAGCTTTCGGTTATTACTTCAATGAACAAGGTAATGTCGTTCATAAAGTACAAACAGTTGGCATGCAACTGAAAGATTTACAAAACGTATCTCACGTTGTTGCAGTCGCTGGAGGATCTTCAAAGGCAAAAGCAGTACAGGCTGTAATTAAACAAGGGCACACTTCGATTCTAATTACAGATGAAGGTGCAGCAAAACAATTAACAAAGGGTATTACCCTTTAA
- a CDS encoding HPr family phosphocarrier protein has protein sequence MVQKQVEVSLKNGLQARPAALFVQEANRFHADIFIEKDGKTVNAKSIMGIMSLAIGSGSNVTIITEGSDAEAALEALAAYVQNE, from the coding sequence GTGGTTCAAAAACAGGTAGAGGTTTCATTAAAAAACGGCTTACAAGCACGTCCGGCTGCGTTGTTTGTACAAGAGGCAAATCGCTTTCATGCTGATATTTTCATTGAGAAAGATGGCAAAACAGTGAATGCGAAGAGCATAATGGGGATTATGAGCTTAGCGATTGGATCTGGCAGCAACGTAACTATTATTACAGAAGGTTCAGATGCAGAAGCTGCTTTAGAGGCACTTGCAGCTTATGTACAAAATGAATAA
- a CDS encoding DUF1657 domain-containing protein, with protein sequence MTVVASVKTCLASLKGAQASLSTLSQNTADEEAKRVFHECMIEMDSVITDLKKRISTLEREEPQYKGF encoded by the coding sequence ATGACTGTTGTTGCTAGTGTAAAAACATGCCTCGCAAGTTTAAAAGGCGCCCAAGCAAGTTTAAGTACACTTTCACAAAATACTGCTGACGAAGAAGCAAAACGAGTTTTCCATGAATGTATGATAGAAATGGACAGTGTAATCACTGATCTTAAAAAGCGAATTTCCACATTAGAACGGGAAGAACCACAATATAAAGGATTTTAG
- the spoVAC gene encoding stage V sporulation protein AC — translation MPSKDKDLTPVQLKYKKFEQQREPKRPVLKNCIKAFFVGGLICLIGQLISTFYITYFDFTERSAGNPTVATMIFISMLLTGFGVYDRLAQFGGAGTAVPVTGFGNSVISACIEHKTEGFVLGVGGNMFKLAGSVILFGVFAAFVIAIIKTILVQWGGF, via the coding sequence ATGCCAAGTAAAGACAAAGATTTAACACCTGTACAACTAAAATATAAAAAATTTGAACAACAGCGTGAACCGAAACGTCCTGTTTTAAAAAATTGTATAAAAGCTTTTTTTGTTGGCGGTTTGATTTGTTTAATCGGGCAACTTATTTCCACTTTTTATATCACTTATTTTGATTTCACCGAGCGCTCAGCAGGAAATCCTACCGTAGCTACAATGATTTTTATTTCTATGTTGTTAACAGGCTTCGGTGTTTACGATCGCCTCGCACAATTTGGCGGTGCTGGTACAGCTGTACCCGTTACTGGATTTGGTAATTCAGTTATATCAGCTTGTATTGAACATAAAACAGAAGGTTTTGTTCTTGGAGTAGGTGGCAATATGTTCAAATTGGCAGGATCTGTTATTTTATTTGGCGTGTTTGCCGCATTTGTTATCGCCATTATTAAGACCATTCTTGTTCAATGGGGAGGTTTTTAA
- the clpP gene encoding ATP-dependent Clp endopeptidase proteolytic subunit ClpP, with product MNLIPTVIEQTNRGERAYDIYSRLLKDRIIMLGSAIDDNVANSIVSQLLFLESQDPEKDIHIYINSPGGSITAGMAIYDTMQFIKPQVSTICIGMAASMGAFLLAAGEKGKRFALPNSEVMIHQPLGGAQGQATEIEIAAKRILFLREKLNRILAERTGQPLEVLERDTDRDNFMTAERALEYGLIDKIFTKSSK from the coding sequence ATGAATTTAATTCCTACAGTAATTGAACAAACAAATCGTGGAGAACGCGCTTACGATATTTACTCACGCCTATTAAAAGACCGCATCATTATGCTTGGTAGTGCAATTGATGACAACGTAGCAAACTCAATCGTTTCCCAGCTTTTATTCTTGGAATCTCAGGATCCAGAAAAAGATATTCACATATACATCAACAGCCCTGGCGGTTCTATCACAGCGGGTATGGCAATTTACGATACAATGCAATTTATTAAACCACAAGTATCAACAATTTGTATCGGTATGGCAGCATCTATGGGTGCATTCCTACTTGCAGCAGGTGAAAAAGGAAAACGCTTCGCTCTTCCAAACAGTGAAGTTATGATTCACCAACCACTTGGCGGCGCACAAGGACAAGCAACTGAAATTGAAATCGCTGCAAAACGCATTCTATTCTTACGCGAAAAACTAAACCGAATTCTTGCTGAGCGCACAGGTCAACCACTAGAAGTACTTGAACGCGACACAGATCGCGACAACTTCATGACAGCTGAAAGAGCACTAGAATACGGTCTTATCGATAAAATCTTTACAAAATCTTCGAAATAA
- the spoVAD gene encoding stage V sporulation protein AD, which translates to MLQGHRTWIFENKPVIISTGVIGGPFEAKGKIPEDFDTLHEDLWLGQDSYEKAHKVLFEEACSRATEKAKLRKEDIQFILAGDLINQITPSSFACRTLGTPYIGLFGACSTSMEGLALGASIVNAKGAKYLLTGASSHNTAVEKQFRYPTEYGGQKPPTAQWTVTGAGAALLSDQGEGPRVTSATIGRVIDMGLTDPFNMGGAMAPAAVDTIEAHLRERQIDASYYDLIVTGDLGHVGREISYDLLHKHGISVTDDQFQDCGLLIYREDQPVIAGASGPGCSATVVYGHLLNRMKKGEFKKILVVATGALLSPLTFQQQETIPCIAHAVSIEFGGVQ; encoded by the coding sequence ATGCTGCAAGGACATCGAACATGGATATTTGAAAATAAACCAGTCATTATCTCAACAGGAGTTATTGGTGGACCATTTGAAGCAAAAGGGAAAATTCCCGAGGATTTTGACACCCTTCATGAAGACTTGTGGCTCGGACAAGATTCCTATGAGAAAGCACATAAAGTTTTATTTGAAGAAGCTTGTAGTCGCGCAACTGAAAAAGCAAAGCTTCGTAAAGAAGATATTCAATTCATTTTAGCAGGTGACCTTATCAACCAAATCACCCCCTCTAGCTTTGCTTGCCGAACACTGGGCACTCCCTATATTGGATTATTTGGTGCTTGCTCTACTTCCATGGAAGGTCTCGCCCTCGGTGCAAGTATTGTAAATGCAAAAGGGGCAAAATATTTATTAACAGGCGCATCGAGTCATAATACTGCTGTTGAAAAACAATTCCGTTATCCTACTGAATACGGCGGACAAAAACCTCCTACCGCTCAATGGACTGTCACAGGAGCTGGCGCTGCCCTTTTGAGCGATCAAGGAGAAGGCCCACGTGTTACATCAGCAACTATCGGACGAGTCATTGATATGGGCTTAACAGATCCATTTAACATGGGAGGTGCGATGGCTCCTGCTGCTGTCGATACAATAGAAGCACATTTACGAGAAAGACAAATTGACGCATCCTACTATGACCTAATTGTAACAGGTGACCTTGGTCATGTTGGACGTGAGATTAGTTACGATTTGCTGCATAAGCACGGAATCTCTGTAACCGATGACCAGTTTCAAGATTGTGGATTACTTATTTATAGAGAAGATCAGCCTGTAATAGCAGGAGCGAGTGGCCCAGGCTGCTCAGCAACCGTCGTATACGGACATTTGTTGAACAGAATGAAAAAAGGAGAGTTCAAAAAAATACTTGTAGTGGCTACTGGAGCACTGCTATCTCCACTGACATTCCAACAGCAAGAAACGATTCCATGCATTGCTCATGCCGTATCGATTGAATTTGGAGGTGTACAATAA
- the whiA gene encoding DNA-binding protein WhiA has product MSFASETKKELTKLEMKECCEKAELSALLRMNGSLSFSNRRLSIDIQTENAAIARRIYTLLKKGYDVTVELLVRKKMRLKKNNVYIVRLVEKSREILADLHIVREDFSFIRNISQRLIEKKCCKRSYLRGAFLAGGSVNNPETSSYHLEVFSLYKEHNDSICELMNGFDLNSKTLERRKGYITYLKEAEKITEFLNIIGAHNALLRFEDIRIVRDMRNSVNRLVNCETANLNKTIGAALRQIENIRYIDETVGMDVLPDKLREIAQLRISYQDVTLKELGEMVSGGKISKSGINHRLRKIDEIAEKLRAGEPVAKK; this is encoded by the coding sequence GTGTCATTTGCATCAGAAACAAAGAAAGAGCTGACAAAGCTTGAAATGAAGGAATGCTGTGAGAAAGCAGAACTATCAGCGTTGCTTCGAATGAACGGATCACTTTCCTTTTCAAATCGTCGCCTTTCCATTGATATTCAAACAGAAAATGCAGCAATTGCGAGACGGATTTATACATTGTTGAAAAAAGGATATGACGTTACGGTAGAATTGCTTGTTCGTAAAAAGATGCGACTTAAGAAAAACAATGTATATATCGTTCGGTTGGTTGAAAAATCTCGTGAAATATTAGCGGATTTGCATATCGTACGAGAGGATTTTTCATTTATTCGCAATATATCGCAGAGATTGATTGAAAAAAAATGCTGTAAGCGATCTTATTTACGAGGTGCATTTTTAGCAGGTGGTTCGGTAAATAACCCAGAAACATCATCTTATCATTTAGAGGTCTTTTCGTTATATAAGGAACATAATGATTCTATATGTGAACTGATGAACGGATTTGATTTAAATAGTAAGACGCTAGAAAGGCGTAAAGGGTACATTACGTATTTAAAAGAAGCAGAGAAAATTACAGAGTTTTTAAATATTATTGGTGCACATAATGCGCTTTTAAGATTTGAAGATATCCGTATTGTTCGCGATATGCGTAATTCCGTAAATCGTTTAGTGAATTGTGAAACAGCCAATTTAAATAAAACAATTGGAGCCGCATTAAGGCAAATTGAAAATATTCGTTATATTGACGAAACGGTTGGAATGGATGTATTACCAGATAAACTGCGAGAAATTGCACAACTGCGTATTAGTTATCAAGATGTAACATTGAAAGAATTAGGTGAAATGGTATCTGGGGGAAAAATTAGTAAATCAGGTATCAATCATCGTTTGCGTAAAATCGACGAAATTGCGGAGAAATTACGCGCGGGGGAACCGGTAGCAAAAAAATAA